The Daucus carota subsp. sativus chromosome 2, DH1 v3.0, whole genome shotgun sequence genome includes a window with the following:
- the LOC108209985 gene encoding eukaryotic translation initiation factor 6-2 — protein sequence MATRLQFENSCEIGVFSKLTNAYCLVAIGGSENFYSVFESELAGVIPVVKTSIGGTRIIGRLCAGNKNGLLLPHTTTDQELQHLRNSLPDQVVVQRVDERLSALGNCIACNDHVALTHTDLDRETEELIADVLGVEVFRQTIAGNILVGSYCAFSNRGGLVHPHTSIEDLDELSTLLQVPLVAGTVNRGSEVVAAGLTVNDWTAFCGSDTTATELSVIESVFKLRESQPSSIVDEMRKSLIDTYV from the exons ATGGCAACTA GGCTGCAATTCGAGAATTCATGTGAGATTGGGGTTTTTTCCAAGTTGACCAATGCTTACTGTTTGGTCGCTATCGGAGGTTCTGAGAACTTCTACAg TGTGTTTGAGTCTGAGTTAGCTGGTGTGATTCCAGTGGTTAAAACGTCTATTGGTGGGACTCGAATCATTGGAAGGCTTTGTGCTG GTAACAAAAATGGGCTCCTCTTGCCTCACACTACAACTGACCAAG AACTTCAACATTTAAGGAACAGTCTTCCTGATCAAGTAGTTGTTCAGCGTGTTGATGAGAGGTTGTCTGCCCTAGGAAATTGCATAGCATGCAATGATCATGTTGCACTTACCCACACTGATCTTGATAGG GAAACAGAGGAGTTGATTGCTGATGTCCTTGGTGTAGAAGTGTTCAGGCAGACAATTGCTGGTAACATTCTTGTTGGTAGCTATTGTGCCTTCTCAAATAGAGGTGGTTTG GTTCATCCTCATACATCCATTGAAGATTTGGATGAACTTTCCACTCTGCTTCAGGTTCCTTTGGTTGCAGGAACAGTGAACCGTGGTAGTGAAGTGGTAGCAGCTGGTTTGACTGTAAATGACTGGACAGCTTTCTGTGGCTCGGACACTACAGCAACAGAATTATCAGTAATCGAGAGTGTCTTCAAGCTGCGAGAGTCCCAGCCAAGCAGCATTGTGGATGAGATGAGGAAATCTTTGATTGATACCTATGTTTAA
- the LOC108206498 gene encoding 14-3-3-like protein GF14 iota: MSSDKDRDTHVYMAKLAEQAERYEEMVDCMKQVAKLNVELTVEERNLLSVGYKNVIGARRASWRIMSSIEQKEESKGNEQNVKLIKGYRQKVEDELSNICNDILSIIDKNLVPSSTSGEATVFYYKMKGDYYRYLAEFKTDQAKKDCSDNSLKGYEAASETASKELPSTHPIRLGLALNFSVFYYEIMNSPERACHLAKQAFDEAIAELDTLSEESYKDSTLIMQLLRDNLTLWTSDLPEDGGDDNNAKGEESKSESKPAATAET; this comes from the exons ATGTCTTCGGACAAGGACAGAGATACTCATGTTTACATGGCTAAGCTTGCTGAACAAGCTGAACGTTATGAAG AAATGGTGGACTGTATGAAACAAGTTGCAAAGCTTAATGTTGAGCTCACTGTTGAGGAGAGAAACCTGCTTTCGGTTGGGTACAAGAATGTAATTGGTGCCCGGAGAGCTTCTTGGCGGATAATGTCATCCATTGAGCAGAAGGAAGAGTCCAAGGGGAATGAGCAAAATGTTAAACTAATTAAGGGGTACCGCCAGAAGGTGGAGGATGAGCTCTCCAACATTTGCAATGATATTCTTTCTATCATTGACAAGAATCTGGTTCCCTCTTCTACCTCCGGAGAAGCTACTGTGTTTTACTACAAGAT GAAGGGTGACTACTATCGATATCTTGCCGAGTTCAAGACTGACCAGGCAAAGAAAGACTGCTCTGACAATTCATTGAAAGGCTACGAG GCTGCTTCTGAAACTGCAAGTAAAGAACTCCCTTCAACGCACCCAATCCGTCTAGGCCTTGCTCTGAATTTCTCCGTCTTCTACTACGAGATAATGAATTCCCCTGAGAG GGCTTGCCATTTAGCTAAACAAGCTTTTGATGAGGCAATTGCAGAGCTCGATACCTTGAGCGAAGAGTCCTACAAGGACAGCACCTTAATTATGCAGCTGTTAAGAGACAATCTCACTTTGTGGACCTCTGATTTACCCGAGGATGGag GCGATGACAACAACGCTAAAGGAGAAGAATCTAAATCCGAATCTAAACCTGCAGCAACAGCTGAG ACTTGA
- the LOC108206499 gene encoding uncharacterized protein LOC108206499 has protein sequence MTGLDGEIGTEEEGMSAHSPCKNLPSFSSSAEKEQLQVEVELKLLEALEIYPLVKLCGIHRHFVLFGLTEYLQRSLKRQFSPSEVLQLLDRFYNLDMLEPEYEDIELLNQEEDFCLPRSFFVKEELLNSTTIGGI, from the exons atgacgGGGCTGGATGGAGAAATTGGAACAGAAGAAGAAGGCATGTCTGCACATTCCCCTTGTAAAAATCTaccttcattttcttcttccGCTGAAAag GAGCAATTACAAGTTGAAGTGGAGCTTAAGCTTTTAGAAGCTCTTGAAATCTATCCTCTCGTCAAATTATGCG GAATACATCGCCATTTTGTTCTTTTTGGGCTGACCGAATATTTGCAGAGAAG CTTAAAAAGACAGTTCTCTCCTTCCGAGGTTCTGCAGTTGCTAGACCGTTTCTACAATCTAGATATGCTG GAACCGGAATATGAGGATATTGAATTACTTAACCAAGAAGAAGATTTCTGCCTTCCACGGAGTTTCTTTGTCAAGGAAGAACTTCTGAATTCTACCACAATTGGCGGTATATAA
- the LOC108206172 gene encoding PLASMODESMATA CALLOSE-BINDING PROTEIN 4 translates to MPLLLLASLLLLAMAAHSNGASYCLCKDGLSDSVLQKNINYACGAGADCSAINQGGSCFNPNTVKDHCNYAVNSYFQKKGEASGSCDFAGTAAPSPTPPAITNGCVYPSSGSGGTPTTPGTGTPSTGTPGTGTPSTGTPGTGTPSTSTPGMGTPSTGTPGTGTPSTGMPGTGTPGTGIPSTSTPPGTGTSPFLGLGPTGGISNTNPDSSGTPSLHQGTNMFCSIALALLCSSFFYFGALKQE, encoded by the exons ATGCCTCTTCTTTTACTTGCCTCGCTCCTCTTGCTTGCAATGGCTGCTCACTCCA ACGGAGCTAGTTATTGTCTATGCAAAGATGGGTTGAGTGACTCAGTTTTGCAGAAGAATATAAATTATGCTTGTGGAGCTGGAGCTGATTGCTCTGCAATTAACCAAGGGGGTTCTTGTTTTAACCCAAACACTGTAAAAGATCACTGTAATTATGCTGTCAATAGCTATTTCCAGAAGAAGGGTGAAGCTTCTGGAAGCTGTGATTTTGCAGGCACTGCAGCTCCCAGTCCAACTCCACCTG CAATCACCAATGGATGTGTTTATCCTTCAAGTGGCAG TGGAGGAACCCCAACCACACCAGGCACTGGCACTCCTAGTACTGGCACACCAGGCACCGGCACGCCTAGTACGGGCACACCAGGCACCGGCACACCGAGTACCAGCACACCAGGCATGGGGACCCCGAGCACTGGCACACCAGGGACCGGCACCCCGAGCACGGGAATGCCCGGAACTGGCACTCCAGGAACGGGAATCCCCAGCACCAGCACACCACCAGGCACAGGAACTAGTCCATTCCTGGGACTTGGTCCAACAGGAGGCATCAGCAACACTAATCCAGACAGCAGCGGAACGCCAAGCCTTCATCAAGGCACGAACATGTTTTGCTCTATAGCACTAGCACTCTTGTGTTCAAGCTTCTTCTATTTTGGAGCTCTGAAACAAGAATGA